One window of Pseudomonas sp. ML2-2023-3 genomic DNA carries:
- the gltP gene encoding glutamate/aspartate:proton symporter GltP, with amino-acid sequence MKKAKLSLAWQILIGLVLGIAIGALLNHFSAEKAWWISNVLQPAGDIFIRLIKMIVIPIVISSLVVGIAGVGDAKKLGRIGFKTIIYFEVVTTIAILVGLVLANVFQPGAGIDMSTLSTVDISKYAATAAEVTHEHAFIETILNLIPSNIFAAMARGEMLPIIFFSVLFGLGLSSLNAELRDPLVKTFQGVSESMFKVTHMIMNYAPIGVFALIAVTVANFGFASLVPLAKLVVLVYAAILFFAFAVLGLIAKLFGFSVIKLMRIFKDELVLAYSTASSETVLPRVIEKMEAYGAPKAICSFVVPTGYSFNLDGSTLYQSIAAIFIAQLYGIDLSLSQQLLLVLTLMVTSKGIAGVPGVSFVVLLATLGSVGIPLEGLAFIAGVDRVMDMARTALNVIGNALAVLVISRWEGMYDDAKGERYWNSLPHWRSKEQLPAGEVSNT; translated from the coding sequence ATGAAGAAGGCAAAACTTAGCCTCGCCTGGCAGATCCTGATTGGTCTGGTCCTCGGGATTGCAATCGGCGCGCTGCTCAACCATTTCAGTGCTGAAAAGGCCTGGTGGATCAGTAACGTTCTGCAACCTGCCGGCGATATCTTTATCCGTCTGATCAAGATGATCGTAATCCCAATCGTGATTTCTTCACTGGTTGTCGGGATTGCAGGCGTGGGAGATGCGAAGAAACTCGGTCGTATCGGTTTTAAAACCATCATTTACTTCGAGGTGGTCACCACCATTGCGATTTTGGTCGGCCTGGTGCTGGCCAACGTGTTCCAGCCAGGTGCCGGGATCGACATGAGCACCCTGAGCACAGTCGATATCTCGAAGTATGCGGCCACGGCGGCTGAGGTCACCCATGAACATGCGTTCATCGAGACCATCCTCAACCTGATCCCATCCAACATCTTCGCGGCCATGGCTCGCGGTGAGATGCTGCCGATCATCTTCTTCTCGGTGCTCTTCGGTCTCGGTTTGTCGAGCCTGAACGCCGAACTGCGCGACCCGCTGGTGAAAACCTTCCAGGGCGTGTCCGAGTCGATGTTCAAAGTCACTCACATGATCATGAACTACGCGCCAATCGGTGTGTTTGCCCTGATCGCCGTGACTGTCGCCAACTTCGGCTTCGCCTCCCTGGTGCCACTGGCCAAGCTGGTGGTGCTGGTTTACGCGGCCATCCTGTTCTTCGCCTTTGCGGTACTGGGCCTGATCGCCAAGCTGTTCGGCTTCTCCGTGATCAAGCTGATGCGCATCTTCAAGGACGAACTGGTACTGGCTTACTCCACCGCCAGCTCCGAAACCGTGCTGCCGCGCGTGATCGAGAAGATGGAAGCCTACGGCGCACCGAAAGCGATTTGCAGCTTTGTGGTACCGACCGGCTACTCGTTCAACCTTGACGGTTCGACCCTGTACCAGAGCATCGCGGCAATCTTTATCGCTCAGCTGTATGGCATCGACCTGTCGCTCAGCCAGCAACTGCTGCTGGTATTGACCCTGATGGTCACCTCCAAAGGCATCGCCGGTGTGCCGGGCGTGTCCTTCGTGGTGCTGCTGGCCACGCTGGGCAGCGTGGGTATCCCGCTGGAAGGTCTGGCCTTTATCGCCGGTGTTGACCGTGTGATGGACATGGCCCGTACGGCCCTGAACGTGATCGGTAACGCCCTGGCGGTACTGGTAATTTCCCGTTGGGAAGGCATGTACGACGACGCCAAGGGCGAGCGCTACTGGAACTCGCTGCCGCACTGGCGCAGCAAGGAACAGCTGCCGGCCGGGGAAGTGTCGAACACCTGA
- a CDS encoding glycine zipper domain-containing protein, translating into MRMTLPALVLGLLFAQGAMAAGDGTAAVGGGVGGALGNIVGQQLGGSTGAAVGAGVGGAAGSAIGAPRGSKTEAAIGGGLGSAGGSVIGNRLGGSTGSTIGAGLGGAAGGAIGNNLADDGSKHNSGGKHHKKNKNKKNKHRR; encoded by the coding sequence ATGCGAATGACACTACCTGCGCTAGTTCTGGGCCTTTTGTTTGCACAAGGAGCAATGGCTGCCGGTGACGGAACCGCCGCTGTCGGAGGCGGTGTTGGCGGCGCGTTGGGTAATATCGTGGGCCAACAGCTGGGGGGGTCCACGGGGGCCGCCGTTGGTGCCGGGGTCGGTGGCGCTGCAGGGAGTGCTATCGGCGCGCCACGAGGCAGCAAAACCGAAGCCGCCATTGGTGGCGGTCTCGGATCGGCCGGCGGATCGGTCATCGGCAACAGACTGGGAGGCTCTACTGGCTCCACCATCGGCGCGGGTCTTGGCGGTGCCGCTGGCGGGGCGATAGGCAACAATCTTGCCGACGATGGCAGCAAGCACAACTCCGGTGGCAAGCATCACAAGAAAAACAAAAACAAGAAGAACAAGCACCGCCGATAA
- the bcsQ gene encoding cellulose biosynthesis protein BcsQ translates to MSHKDDISNLFSRFGATSDSYHEFETPFDYPCAAPQKMPLPAEPAPLPEVVAQVIENMAAEPKIEQAPFRSLPFSVVTPGAQPVMQSAMPVVESARPQPEAPLMTSGDVATPLRNLLAEVALARQAEMHAQAQLGARVPKCKAHIVALVSAKGGVGKSTLGAGLASSLCLDACKAIAIDLDPQNALHYHLGIESGVRGMGTTSEDGTTWADKLQQGFDGAQVLPYGVLSDDERCALERDMSHDRHWLARQLARLNLDENDVVILDTPTGRSMYLEQALDVADQVIVVTTADAASFVALDQMDRLMGSVPTRPESPACNYVVNQFDATREFSRDMLEVLKRRLGGQMLGVVALDNTLGESLAYGRNPLASPNASAACQDMAWLGKQLKAGFENGSATAMSAL, encoded by the coding sequence ATGAGCCACAAAGACGACATATCAAATCTATTCAGTAGATTTGGCGCGACTTCAGACAGCTATCACGAGTTCGAAACCCCGTTCGACTACCCGTGCGCAGCACCGCAAAAGATGCCGCTGCCTGCCGAGCCAGCGCCTTTGCCTGAAGTTGTGGCTCAAGTAATCGAGAACATGGCGGCCGAGCCGAAAATTGAACAGGCGCCATTCCGGTCGTTACCGTTTTCGGTGGTTACGCCGGGAGCGCAACCCGTCATGCAATCTGCAATGCCAGTCGTTGAGTCAGCGCGCCCCCAGCCTGAAGCACCATTGATGACCTCCGGGGACGTTGCAACCCCGTTGCGTAATCTGCTCGCCGAAGTCGCCCTTGCCCGCCAGGCCGAGATGCACGCCCAGGCACAGCTTGGGGCTCGTGTGCCGAAGTGCAAGGCACATATCGTGGCGCTGGTTTCGGCCAAGGGTGGCGTAGGCAAGTCAACTCTGGGCGCCGGGTTGGCCAGCAGCTTGTGTCTGGACGCATGCAAAGCCATCGCCATCGATCTTGACCCGCAAAATGCGTTGCACTACCACCTCGGGATTGAATCCGGTGTGAGGGGCATGGGCACTACGAGCGAGGATGGCACCACCTGGGCCGACAAACTTCAGCAGGGTTTCGACGGTGCTCAAGTGCTGCCGTACGGCGTATTGAGCGATGACGAACGTTGTGCCCTGGAACGGGACATGAGCCATGATCGCCATTGGTTGGCCCGGCAGCTGGCTCGCCTGAATCTGGATGAAAACGACGTGGTGATTCTGGACACACCGACCGGCCGTTCGATGTATCTGGAGCAAGCGCTGGATGTGGCTGATCAAGTGATCGTAGTCACCACCGCCGACGCTGCCAGCTTTGTTGCCCTGGATCAGATGGATCGCCTGATGGGCTCCGTCCCCACCCGTCCTGAGTCCCCGGCCTGCAACTACGTGGTCAATCAGTTCGATGCCACCCGCGAGTTTTCGCGGGACATGCTTGAGGTCCTCAAACGTCGTTTGGGCGGGCAGATGCTCGGAGTCGTTGCACTGGATAACACCCTGGGCGAGTCGCTGGCCTATGGTCGTAACCCGCTGGCTTCACCGAACGCATCTGCAGCCTGCCAGGATATGGCATGGCTGGGTAAACAACTCAAGGCCGGGTTTGAGAACGGCTCTGCTACAGCGATGTCCGCGCTGTGA
- the bcsB gene encoding cellulose biosynthesis cyclic di-GMP-binding regulatory protein BcsB has translation MNSTSSAFAALRDLRRALARLTCALLAFSAGAASAQTLSAATAPGAKSYTVTLKQLGRNYPMNLRGVEATDSVSFDVRADSIVTGARLNLQYSYSPALLAELSQINVLVNDEVAASLPLPKDKAGQLQQQVVEIPAHLITEFNRLSLQFIGHYTMSCEDPQHSSLWAKISNASELGIDVSPLALPDDLSIIPLPFFDRRDARPLDLPFVFAAAPDNATLEAAGALSSWLGAQASYRGARFSSGYNRIPASGNAVVLVSGPDALQIDSLSLPPAKGPTLTVMTNPNDANGKLLVVSGRDGAELKRAATALVLGNQALSGNSVVIDRLDVVQPRKPYDAPNWLPSDRPVKLGELLPAKELAVSGYNPGDITVPLNFAPDLFTWREGGAPLNLKYRYTPQEKSNNSSFIISFNDALIQSQNLPSQDKLPSGVLSALKSDDSLGRETTVMLALNSTALQSRLQLRYMFDYIKQGECNDIIIDNMRGAIDPESTIDVSGYDHFIAMPNLGVFKDAGFPFTRLADLSQTAVVLPDNAGTADLDAYLTVLGRFGSSTGYPATGVQVIQAAQVGSAADKDLLVLASGANQPLLTQWADRLPAADGEGLQSFHLSDLPMRVRDWFSPDPEANLRRTRLAMAFSGGARSTYLTGFESPLKNGRSVVVIASGQPQGLADATNALIGGEDYTQSIQGSLVVVRGKNIEPLVADEQYYVGSLGPIKYLQWLMSRHVVLALILTGLGVILLSGLAYLALRARANKRLGG, from the coding sequence ATGAATTCAACGTCTTCAGCCTTCGCCGCCTTGCGCGATCTGCGCCGCGCGCTGGCCCGCCTGACGTGCGCCTTGCTGGCTTTCAGCGCTGGCGCTGCCAGTGCCCAAACCCTGTCTGCGGCCACGGCGCCCGGAGCGAAAAGCTACACCGTTACCCTCAAGCAATTGGGCCGCAATTATCCGATGAACCTGCGTGGAGTGGAGGCGACAGACAGCGTCAGCTTCGATGTGCGGGCCGACTCGATCGTCACCGGCGCCAGGCTGAACCTGCAGTACTCCTACTCCCCGGCGCTGCTGGCGGAGCTGTCGCAAATCAACGTGCTGGTCAACGATGAAGTGGCCGCAAGCCTGCCATTGCCCAAGGACAAGGCCGGGCAACTGCAGCAACAGGTTGTAGAGATCCCGGCTCATCTGATTACCGAGTTCAACCGCCTGAGCCTGCAATTTATCGGGCACTACACCATGAGCTGCGAGGACCCCCAGCACTCCAGCCTGTGGGCCAAGATCAGCAATGCTTCGGAGTTGGGCATCGACGTATCGCCGCTGGCCTTGCCTGACGACCTGTCGATTATCCCGCTGCCGTTTTTTGATCGTCGCGATGCCCGTCCCCTGGACTTGCCGTTCGTGTTCGCCGCTGCGCCCGACAATGCCACGCTGGAAGCCGCCGGAGCCCTGTCGTCGTGGTTGGGTGCCCAGGCCAGCTATCGTGGTGCGCGGTTCTCATCGGGTTACAACCGGATTCCGGCCAGCGGCAATGCCGTGGTGCTGGTCAGTGGCCCGGATGCCCTTCAGATCGACAGCCTGAGCCTGCCGCCCGCCAAGGGCCCGACCCTGACCGTAATGACCAACCCCAATGACGCCAATGGCAAGTTGCTGGTCGTCAGCGGTCGCGACGGAGCTGAGCTCAAGCGCGCAGCAACGGCGTTGGTGCTGGGCAATCAGGCCTTGTCGGGCAATAGCGTTGTCATCGACCGCCTGGATGTGGTGCAGCCACGCAAACCCTATGACGCACCGAACTGGTTGCCCAGTGATCGCCCGGTAAAACTGGGTGAGTTGTTGCCAGCCAAGGAACTGGCGGTGTCCGGCTACAACCCGGGCGACATTACCGTACCGCTCAACTTTGCCCCGGACCTGTTTACCTGGCGCGAAGGCGGTGCGCCGTTGAACCTCAAGTACCGTTACACGCCTCAAGAGAAGTCCAACAACTCATCGTTCATCATCAGTTTCAACGATGCGCTGATTCAGTCGCAGAACCTGCCGTCCCAGGACAAGCTTCCGAGCGGCGTACTCAGCGCGCTGAAGTCCGACGACAGCCTTGGCCGCGAAACCACCGTGATGCTGGCGTTGAACTCGACTGCCCTGCAGTCACGGCTGCAGCTGCGATACATGTTCGATTACATCAAGCAGGGGGAATGTAACGACATCATCATCGACAACATGCGTGGGGCCATTGACCCCGAGTCGACCATCGATGTGAGCGGCTACGACCACTTTATCGCCATGCCCAACCTTGGCGTGTTCAAGGATGCCGGATTCCCGTTCACCCGCCTGGCCGACTTGTCGCAAACAGCCGTGGTGTTGCCGGATAACGCAGGCACCGCGGACCTGGATGCCTACCTGACTGTACTTGGTCGTTTCGGCAGCTCCACGGGTTACCCGGCCACCGGCGTACAGGTGATCCAGGCCGCGCAGGTTGGGAGCGCTGCGGACAAGGACTTGCTTGTGCTGGCATCCGGTGCCAATCAGCCGTTGCTGACGCAATGGGCTGATCGTCTGCCCGCTGCCGATGGCGAAGGACTGCAGAGTTTTCATCTGTCCGACCTGCCAATGCGGGTACGTGACTGGTTCAGCCCCGACCCTGAAGCCAATCTGCGCAGAACCCGGCTGGCGATGGCATTTTCCGGTGGTGCGCGCAGTACCTACCTCACCGGATTCGAGTCACCGCTCAAAAACGGTCGCAGCGTCGTGGTGATCGCCAGTGGTCAGCCCCAGGGCCTGGCCGACGCGACCAATGCCCTGATCGGTGGTGAGGATTACACCCAGTCGATCCAGGGCAGCCTGGTGGTGGTACGCGGTAAAAATATCGAGCCACTGGTTGCGGACGAGCAGTACTACGTCGGTAGCCTGGGCCCGATCAAATACCTGCAATGGCTGATGTCGCGCCACGTGGTACTGGCGCTGATACTGACCGGCCTGGGTGTGATCCTGCTCAGCGGTCTGGCCTATCTGGCATTGCGCGCGCGTGCCAACAAGCGTCTGGGCGGCTGA
- the bcsZ gene encoding cellulose synthase complex periplasmic endoglucanase BcsZ: MSFFAIFRNKTSTRRLHTALRLLACAFVTFTLTPAVAQDEACKNAQWPLWQTYASHFVQADGRMLESSAQVNQSSSEGQSYGMLFALIGNDQARFEKLWQWTLANMAGADVSKRLPGWLWGQGKDGTWQLQDANSASDSDLWIAYSLLEAARLWQRPDYREAALQLLANIETQLIVSLPGLGKMVLPGPQGFVQPDHLWRLNPSYLPLPLLRRLAKESPAGPWKEIAENTVKMIKASSPKGYVADWVGYRATGPKAGLFVVDPITGEQGSYDAIRVYLWAGMTPKSDPLAAPLLAMLDGMSNSTASTGIPPEKVQVISGALEGQGPFGFSAALIPYFQTKGQPWLAQAQQRRTVQALDKALATVGGERTEPLYYNLMLSLFALGWAENRFQFRDDGTLKLSWETSCVRTATR, translated from the coding sequence ATGAGTTTCTTCGCGATCTTTCGCAATAAAACCTCAACGAGGCGCCTGCATACGGCGCTTCGTTTGCTTGCCTGTGCTTTCGTAACGTTCACGCTGACGCCTGCGGTGGCTCAAGACGAGGCGTGCAAAAATGCTCAGTGGCCGCTTTGGCAGACCTATGCCTCGCATTTTGTGCAGGCTGACGGCCGGATGCTGGAGTCCAGTGCGCAGGTCAATCAAAGCTCTTCCGAAGGCCAATCCTACGGGATGCTTTTCGCACTGATAGGCAACGATCAGGCGCGCTTTGAAAAGCTGTGGCAATGGACCTTGGCCAACATGGCAGGTGCCGATGTGAGCAAGCGCCTGCCGGGCTGGCTGTGGGGGCAGGGCAAGGACGGCACATGGCAATTGCAGGACGCGAACTCGGCGTCCGATTCGGATTTGTGGATCGCTTATTCGCTGCTGGAGGCAGCGCGTTTGTGGCAGCGGCCGGACTATCGCGAAGCTGCGTTGCAGCTGCTTGCAAACATAGAAACCCAACTGATAGTGAGCTTGCCCGGTTTGGGCAAAATGGTGTTGCCGGGGCCACAGGGTTTCGTGCAGCCCGACCACCTGTGGCGGTTGAATCCCAGCTACCTGCCATTGCCGCTGCTGCGTCGACTGGCCAAGGAGTCACCGGCCGGACCTTGGAAAGAAATAGCCGAAAACACGGTGAAAATGATCAAGGCTTCCAGCCCCAAAGGCTATGTGGCCGACTGGGTTGGTTACCGTGCCACCGGGCCGAAAGCCGGTTTGTTCGTGGTTGATCCGATCACAGGCGAGCAGGGCAGTTATGACGCGATTCGCGTGTACCTGTGGGCAGGCATGACGCCCAAGTCCGATCCACTGGCAGCCCCCTTGCTGGCGATGCTGGACGGTATGTCAAACAGTACTGCGTCCACCGGTATTCCACCGGAAAAAGTCCAGGTCATCAGCGGTGCACTCGAGGGTCAGGGACCGTTCGGGTTCTCGGCTGCGCTGATCCCGTACTTCCAGACCAAAGGTCAGCCCTGGCTGGCACAGGCCCAGCAACGTCGAACCGTACAAGCGTTGGACAAGGCACTGGCCACTGTCGGCGGCGAGCGTACCGAACCTTTGTATTACAACCTCATGCTCAGCTTGTTCGCACTCGGCTGGGCTGAAAATCGTTTTCAGTTTCGTGATGACGGAACACTCAAATTGTCTTGGGAGACGTCATGCGTCCGCACCGCCACTCGCTAG